In one window of Armatimonadota bacterium DNA:
- a CDS encoding TonB family protein gives IDMRASALISVAVHFVLVVLISLLMRPGEIRAEEDIIPVRLVSLEEEQPPIVPAASIGAVIPGPPLRPRPEPTKAPMGGINPEVTRKPKEAPAPPKVLTSEGGERDVAEGIVDGTGTAGTGTEPAGPSYGPGFEPGPLPVYPKNALDQNLEGTVTLTVTVSPEGKVAAIRVTGSSGSKLLDDAAQRAVAKWIFTPGMKNGTPASGDATVKIRFASNAVEQL, from the coding sequence AATAGACATGCGCGCATCAGCGCTGATCTCCGTCGCGGTGCACTTCGTCCTCGTCGTGCTGATATCGCTGCTGATGAGGCCGGGCGAGATTCGCGCGGAGGAGGATATCATCCCCGTGCGCCTCGTCAGCCTCGAGGAGGAACAGCCGCCGATCGTGCCTGCGGCGAGCATCGGGGCAGTCATTCCGGGACCGCCGCTCCGCCCAAGGCCCGAGCCGACGAAAGCTCCCATGGGCGGCATTAACCCCGAGGTCACTCGCAAGCCCAAGGAAGCGCCCGCGCCGCCCAAAGTGCTCACCTCCGAGGGCGGGGAACGCGACGTCGCCGAGGGCATTGTCGACGGCACCGGCACCGCCGGGACAGGCACCGAGCCGGCGGGGCCCAGCTACGGCCCCGGATTCGAGCCGGGCCCGCTGCCCGTGTATCCCAAGAACGCGCTGGACCAAAACCTCGAGGGGACGGTGACCCTCACCGTTACCGTGTCGCCGGAGGGCAAGGTCGCGGCCATCCGCGTCACCGGCAGCTCCGGCAGCAAGCTGCTCGACGACGCCGCGCAGCGTGCAGTCGCCAAATGGATATTCACGCCGGGCATGAAGAACGGCACGCCGGCTTCAGGCGACGCCACGGTGAAGATACGATTCGCAAGCAATGCCGTCGAGCAGTTGTGA
- a CDS encoding type II toxin-antitoxin system HicB family antitoxin: MRRTIKAFITKGETHYVAECLEISVVTQGKTLDETVANLEEAVALFLQGEDPADFDLAPDPSLLVTLETEPLVHAR, translated from the coding sequence ATGCGGCGAACGATCAAGGCATTCATCACGAAGGGCGAAACACACTATGTGGCGGAATGCCTCGAGATCAGTGTCGTAACGCAGGGCAAGACGCTGGACGAGACCGTAGCGAATCTCGAAGAGGCAGTGGCGCTGTTCCTGCAAGGGGAAGATCCGGCGGATTTCGATCTCGCGCCCGATCCGTCCCTCCTCGTGACACTGGAAACGGAGCCGCTTGTCCATGCCAGGTAG
- a CDS encoding cobalamin B12-binding domain-containing protein, whose protein sequence is MSKIIGAAIGNCVHVAGVLSFLNLARRLGHDTEFLGAAVSVDDLIRAIRERDPDIVAASYRLTPEVARELFADLARRVRDEGLERKRYVVGGTPPVCEVANETGLFEAAFSGAEGPEEVIAYLRGEHLARTPEDYGTTLLERLERKAPYPLLRHHYGRPTVEETVRGARQIAEARVLDVLSIGPDQNAQEHFFRPEEMKDELSGAGGVPLRSPDDLRAIYEATRTGNYPLLRIYSGTRDLVKWAEVATDTIHNAWAAIPLCWYNTLDRRADRPPEQSIAENQQAIRWYAERGIPVELNEPHHWSLREAHDALSVAMAYVAAYNAKALGVRHYVSQYMFNTPATMYAAMDLAKMLAQAEAVESLHDDGFASIRQTRAGLLHFSTDPDIAKGQLASSTVVQLALDPRIIHVVGFCEGDHAVTAEELIESCRIADGVLRNCLAGMANLKADPAVHARKQHLLRQAEVTVAAIRALGDGETDALIGPATLARAIRDGIFDAPHLCGNPDAAGRLATQAIDGAIEPIDLDTGKPITEEQRVERVLGRVPEMQDRLSY, encoded by the coding sequence ATGTCAAAGATCATCGGCGCTGCTATAGGCAACTGCGTTCACGTCGCCGGCGTGCTGTCGTTTCTCAACCTTGCCCGCCGCCTCGGCCACGACACGGAATTCCTCGGCGCAGCCGTGAGCGTGGATGACCTCATCCGCGCCATTCGCGAGCGCGACCCCGACATCGTCGCCGCGAGCTATCGTCTCACGCCGGAGGTCGCGCGCGAGCTGTTCGCGGACCTCGCGCGCCGGGTAAGAGATGAAGGCCTGGAGCGCAAGCGCTACGTCGTCGGCGGCACGCCGCCGGTGTGCGAGGTAGCGAACGAGACGGGGCTGTTCGAAGCCGCGTTCTCCGGCGCCGAGGGTCCCGAGGAAGTCATCGCCTACCTGCGCGGCGAGCACCTTGCGCGCACGCCGGAGGATTACGGAACCACGCTCCTCGAACGCCTGGAGCGCAAGGCCCCATACCCCTTGCTGCGCCACCACTACGGCCGTCCCACCGTCGAGGAAACCGTCCGCGGCGCGCGGCAGATCGCCGAAGCGCGCGTCCTCGACGTGCTTTCCATCGGCCCCGACCAGAACGCCCAGGAGCATTTCTTCCGCCCCGAGGAAATGAAGGATGAGCTGTCCGGGGCCGGCGGCGTGCCGCTGCGCTCGCCCGACGACCTGCGTGCGATCTACGAAGCGACCCGCACCGGCAACTATCCCCTGCTGCGCATCTACTCCGGCACCCGCGACCTCGTCAAATGGGCGGAAGTGGCGACCGACACCATCCACAACGCCTGGGCCGCCATCCCGCTCTGTTGGTACAACACCCTCGACCGCCGCGCCGACCGCCCGCCGGAGCAATCCATCGCCGAGAACCAGCAGGCCATCCGCTGGTACGCCGAGCGCGGCATCCCGGTCGAGTTGAACGAGCCGCATCACTGGAGCCTGCGCGAGGCGCACGACGCGCTCTCCGTCGCCATGGCCTACGTGGCGGCGTATAACGCCAAGGCTCTGGGCGTTCGTCATTACGTCTCGCAGTATATGTTCAATACCCCGGCGACGATGTACGCCGCGATGGATCTGGCGAAGATGCTCGCCCAGGCCGAGGCGGTCGAGAGCTTGCATGACGACGGCTTCGCCAGCATCCGCCAGACGCGGGCCGGCCTGCTCCATTTCTCAACCGACCCGGATATCGCCAAGGGCCAGCTCGCGTCGTCCACCGTCGTCCAGCTTGCCCTCGATCCGAGGATCATCCACGTCGTCGGCTTCTGCGAGGGCGATCACGCGGTGACGGCGGAGGAACTCATCGAGAGCTGCCGCATCGCCGACGGGGTGCTGCGCAACTGCCTGGCCGGCATGGCCAACCTCAAGGCCGACCCGGCGGTGCACGCCCGCAAGCAGCATTTGCTGCGGCAGGCCGAGGTCACCGTTGCCGCCATTCGCGCGCTGGGCGATGGAGAAACCGACGCGCTCATAGGCCCGGCGACTCTCGCGCGCGCAATCCGCGACGGCATATTCGACGCGCCGCATCTCTGCGGCAACCCCGATGCCGCCGGCCGCCTCGCCACCCAGGCCATTGACGGCGCCATCGAGCCGATTGACCTCGACACCGGCAAGCCCATCACCGAGGAACAGCGCGTCGAGCGCGTCCTCGGCCGCGTCCCGGAAATGCAAGACCGGCTTTCGTACTGA
- a CDS encoding type II toxin-antitoxin system HicA family toxin: MPGRLRRLSGRQVVAALARFGFAILSQRGSHVKLRRVGPGGERETLVVPVHPELDPGTLRAIFRQASQYIPENELRPHFYSD; encoded by the coding sequence ATGCCAGGTAGGCTGCGTCGCCTTTCCGGACGACAGGTTGTCGCGGCACTGGCGCGCTTCGGTTTCGCCATCCTCTCGCAGCGCGGTAGCCATGTGAAGTTGAGGAGGGTGGGGCCGGGCGGCGAGAGGGAGACGCTCGTGGTACCAGTACATCCCGAACTCGATCCAGGCACCTTGCGAGCCATCTTCAGGCAAGCCTCGCAGTATATCCCCGAGAACGAACTGCGGCCGCATTTCTACTCTGACTGA